A window of Chitinophaga sp. MM2321 contains these coding sequences:
- a CDS encoding arylsulfatase: MKKITLLALTGMLLAATALKAQDRPNIVFILADDLGYGDLGAYGQTKIKTPNIDRLAKQGMCFTQFYAGTTVCAPSRSSLLTGQHTGHTFVRGNKEIEPEGQEPLADTVQSYAKLLQQAGYTTGAFGKWGLGMVGTTGAPDKKGFDVFFGYNCQRQSHRYYPTHLWSNNEKVELTGNHLTQQKIYAPALIQEKTLAFIQDNKDKPFFLFAPTTLPHAELQGPDDEYYKQYENSFEERPYKGNDYGPNAKVAGYASVAKPHATYAAMVSRMDAYVGQILDKLDALGLTEKTIVIFSSDNGAHKEGGADPVFFNSSAGLRGYKRDLYEGGIKTPFIVKWPGKVKEGSKSNFTGAFWDLMPTFTDITGAPKPKYTDGISFLPTLLGKRKQAQHTYLYWEFHEDGGRQALRMGKWKAVRLNVQDSNAPLELYNLDTDPGEQNNVAASHAAIVKKMSGYIKAAHIESDVFPLLGKGSAQ; this comes from the coding sequence ATGAAAAAGATTACACTTCTTGCGCTGACAGGTATGCTGCTCGCAGCTACCGCCCTGAAAGCGCAGGATCGTCCGAACATTGTTTTTATCCTGGCTGATGACCTGGGTTACGGCGACCTGGGTGCATATGGACAAACAAAGATCAAAACGCCTAACATCGACCGGCTTGCAAAACAAGGCATGTGCTTCACCCAGTTCTATGCAGGTACTACTGTGTGTGCGCCTTCCCGTTCATCCCTGCTTACAGGACAACATACAGGGCATACTTTTGTGCGCGGTAACAAGGAAATAGAACCCGAAGGACAGGAGCCACTGGCAGACACGGTGCAGAGCTACGCGAAGCTGCTGCAACAGGCCGGCTATACCACCGGCGCGTTCGGCAAGTGGGGACTGGGCATGGTAGGTACTACCGGCGCCCCTGATAAAAAAGGCTTTGATGTTTTCTTCGGTTATAATTGCCAGCGGCAATCGCACCGTTATTATCCCACACATCTCTGGAGTAATAATGAAAAAGTGGAGCTGACCGGCAACCACCTCACACAGCAAAAGATCTATGCACCTGCACTGATCCAGGAAAAAACACTGGCTTTCATCCAGGACAACAAAGACAAACCCTTCTTCCTGTTTGCGCCTACCACATTGCCGCATGCAGAATTACAGGGACCCGATGATGAATATTATAAACAATATGAAAACAGCTTTGAAGAACGTCCTTATAAAGGCAATGATTACGGCCCCAATGCCAAAGTAGCAGGTTATGCTTCCGTAGCAAAACCACACGCTACCTACGCCGCCATGGTAAGCCGCATGGATGCTTATGTAGGACAGATTCTCGACAAGTTGGATGCACTGGGGCTCACGGAAAAAACCATCGTTATTTTCAGCAGTGATAATGGCGCGCATAAGGAAGGTGGCGCTGACCCGGTATTCTTCAACAGTTCCGCTGGTTTGCGTGGTTACAAGCGTGATCTCTATGAAGGCGGTATTAAAACTCCCTTCATCGTGAAGTGGCCCGGCAAAGTAAAGGAAGGCAGTAAAAGCAACTTTACCGGCGCCTTCTGGGACCTCATGCCTACATTCACTGACATCACCGGAGCGCCCAAACCAAAGTATACCGATGGGATTTCTTTTCTGCCTACTTTACTGGGCAAAAGAAAACAGGCTCAACATACTTACCTGTACTGGGAATTCCACGAAGATGGCGGAAGACAGGCTTTGCGTATGGGTAAATGGAAAGCTGTACGGCTGAATGTGCAAGACAGCAATGCGCCATTGGAACTGTACAACCTTGATACAGATCCCGGTGAACAAAACAATGTTGCTGCCTCGCATGCCGCCATCGTAAAAAAGATGAGTGGCTATATAAAAGCAGCACATATTGAAAGCGATGTATTTCCTTTGTTAGGGAAGGGTAGTGCGCAATAA
- a CDS encoding RNA polymerase sigma-70 factor yields the protein MSAYSLYSDSELLDFVKSGDKAAFDEVYQRHWNVLFKSAYYLLQDKAASMDIVQDVFVWLWEHRDHLVLTTLRGYLIMAVRYKVANYVRNSKVRTAFIAAQQLQEITDTSEEWILELKELKAIIAHFTEALPSRCKEVFYLSRQEHLSNREIAHRLGISEKTVENQLTTALKKLRVRLGSMSVLM from the coding sequence ATGTCAGCCTATTCTTTATACTCAGACAGTGAACTGCTCGATTTCGTAAAATCAGGCGACAAGGCTGCATTCGATGAGGTGTACCAGCGGCATTGGAATGTGCTTTTTAAATCTGCTTACTATTTGTTGCAGGACAAGGCGGCCAGTATGGACATTGTGCAGGATGTATTCGTGTGGCTGTGGGAACACCGGGATCACCTGGTGCTCACCACGCTCAGGGGCTATCTCATCATGGCTGTACGTTATAAGGTGGCTAATTATGTCCGCAACAGCAAAGTGCGCACTGCTTTTATAGCAGCACAGCAACTGCAGGAAATCACCGACACCAGTGAAGAGTGGATCTTGGAACTAAAAGAACTGAAAGCTATCATTGCTCATTTTACAGAAGCATTACCATCCCGTTGTAAGGAAGTGTTTTACCTCAGCAGGCAGGAGCATTTATCTAACCGGGAAATCGCCCACCGGTTGGGAATTTCAGAGAAAACCGTAGAAAACCAGCTTACCACCGCGCTGAAAAAATTGCGGGTGAGACTGGGCAGCATGTCCGTCCTAATGTGA
- a CDS encoding RagB/SusD family nutrient uptake outer membrane protein, whose translation MTSLKNILIIVTAALLMQGCSNKLDLQPKDQLTEKTTFTKYDNIKAYAWQFYEVFPGYDPANVDKEFNGDLFLNANPNGEADWIWQRIVIPSSSADYTDPYAKIRAVNIMLDNLSNAAISDADKDHWRSVGYFFRAYSYANLVNKYGDITWVENALTDSDVDALYAKRTPRAEVTQKILEQLQWAEQHIKPDGDGPNTIDVNVVRAMIVRFGLVEGTWRKYHNLGDPQPYLRASADAAAKLIADFPALHPNYDEEFNSESLANIPGILLYKQYEQTQVSHVLASRARNSAGRWDLTKRAADMYLMTDGQTRWTSTLFAGDKSPYTEFRNRDKRLYYTVPPPFKVLVNHPSMEWQPTGNAADQEYFSIMAAISGPKNKTLPTLNWQGLVVRQEPHFVDDNNGQPFNVTYTGYRFYKFSNKIQYIQNLDVNDAPIFRMAEVLVNYAEAKYELGEFDQGIADQTINKLRARGGVAALQIAAIPNDPTRDPTVTPILWEIRRERAIELMGESFRFDDLRRWKKMEYALQRKMGRWIKKGTDVSANSIIPIENGATEGYIAYEKVPPSPFPDYYYLYPIPSNQTVLNPNLTQNPQWK comes from the coding sequence ATGACCAGTTTAAAAAATATACTTATCATAGTTACTGCCGCACTGCTGATGCAGGGATGCAGCAACAAACTCGATCTGCAGCCGAAAGACCAGCTCACAGAGAAAACTACTTTTACCAAATACGATAATATCAAAGCATATGCCTGGCAGTTTTACGAAGTGTTCCCCGGCTATGATCCTGCAAATGTGGACAAGGAATTCAATGGTGACCTGTTTCTCAATGCCAACCCCAACGGCGAGGCCGACTGGATTTGGCAACGGATAGTGATTCCTTCCAGCTCAGCTGATTACACAGACCCTTATGCAAAAATCAGGGCAGTGAATATTATGCTCGACAACCTTAGCAATGCGGCGATCTCCGATGCAGATAAAGACCACTGGCGCAGTGTGGGGTACTTCTTCCGTGCATATAGTTATGCTAACCTGGTCAATAAATACGGTGATATCACCTGGGTGGAAAACGCCCTCACAGACAGTGATGTGGATGCCCTCTATGCCAAAAGAACACCCAGGGCAGAAGTAACACAGAAAATACTGGAACAGTTGCAATGGGCAGAACAACATATCAAACCGGATGGCGACGGACCCAATACGATCGATGTAAATGTAGTACGCGCGATGATCGTCAGGTTTGGCCTGGTAGAAGGTACCTGGCGCAAATACCATAACCTGGGTGATCCTCAACCTTACCTTCGTGCAAGTGCAGATGCTGCCGCCAAGCTGATAGCGGATTTTCCGGCACTGCATCCTAACTATGATGAAGAATTCAACAGCGAATCACTGGCTAATATTCCGGGTATCCTGTTGTACAAACAATATGAGCAAACACAGGTATCACATGTACTTGCATCCAGGGCCAGGAACTCCGCCGGCAGATGGGACCTCACCAAAAGGGCGGCCGATATGTACCTGATGACAGATGGACAAACCCGCTGGACAAGTACTTTGTTTGCCGGTGATAAATCTCCCTACACAGAATTCAGGAACCGCGATAAACGTTTATACTATACCGTACCTCCGCCGTTTAAAGTACTGGTAAACCATCCCAGCATGGAATGGCAGCCAACCGGTAATGCAGCAGACCAGGAATATTTTTCCATCATGGCAGCTATTTCAGGCCCCAAAAATAAAACGTTGCCAACCCTCAACTGGCAGGGGCTGGTGGTGCGGCAGGAACCTCATTTTGTGGATGATAACAATGGACAACCATTCAACGTCACTTATACCGGTTACCGCTTTTATAAATTCAGCAACAAGATCCAGTATATTCAGAACCTGGATGTGAATGATGCACCCATCTTCCGCATGGCGGAAGTGCTGGTAAACTATGCAGAAGCCAAATATGAACTGGGTGAATTTGATCAGGGCATTGCAGACCAGACCATCAATAAGCTGCGTGCACGCGGCGGCGTGGCCGCTTTGCAGATAGCTGCCATCCCCAATGATCCTACCCGCGATCCAACTGTAACGCCTATACTCTGGGAAATCCGCAGGGAGCGCGCAATAGAATTAATGGGTGAGTCTTTCCGCTTCGATGATCTCCGTCGCTGGAAAAAAATGGAGTATGCCCTTCAACGTAAAATGGGTAGATGGATCAAAAAAGGAACAGACGTATCTGCCAACAGTATAATTCCTATTGAAAATGGCGCAACAGAAGGTTATATTGCCTACGAAAAAGTGCCACCTTCACCATTCCCGGACTATTATTATTTGTATCCGATCCCGTCTAATCAAACGGTATTGAATCCGAATCTGACACAGAACCCGCAATGGAAATAA
- a CDS encoding FecR domain-containing protein, with amino-acid sequence MEQEALQQLLEKISDGTATDREIAIYNNYCIAAEKAAIAAGTVLPDEESVEKQMHDNIRRRIAGKQQPFLIRYWYLSAAALTGIIITCFSLYKPATHKFMAAAKHVAHDIPAGGDKAVLTLSNGQQISLSDAASGDIARQTGLRIYKTATGEIVYEATGGTNKADTGFNKIATPRGGQYRIVLQDGSKVWLNAASSLSYPATFAAGERKVQLDGEAYFEIAKDANRPFKVSTTTQTVEVLGTHFNINAYNDNAQERTTLLEGSVSITTAAAARSLLQPGEQCSINNQTGAQQKSKANAEETIAWKNGYFVFNDTYLSEVMLQLSRWYDVRVDPATIPKIRYNGIIPRNEPLSKVLEMLEFTGGLKFYIDERTIKVK; translated from the coding sequence ATGGAACAGGAAGCATTACAGCAATTATTGGAGAAAATAAGCGACGGTACAGCCACTGACCGGGAAATAGCCATATACAACAACTACTGCATCGCAGCCGAAAAAGCTGCCATAGCGGCTGGTACGGTCTTACCGGATGAAGAAAGCGTGGAAAAGCAAATGCACGACAACATCCGTCGCCGTATTGCCGGGAAGCAACAACCGTTCCTGATCAGGTATTGGTACCTGAGCGCCGCTGCACTCACGGGTATTATCATTACCTGCTTTTCACTTTACAAACCTGCCACCCATAAGTTTATGGCAGCAGCAAAGCATGTGGCACACGACATCCCTGCCGGTGGCGACAAGGCCGTTCTTACCCTGTCCAATGGACAACAGATTTCTCTCAGCGATGCCGCTTCCGGGGATATTGCCCGGCAGACCGGCCTCCGGATTTATAAAACAGCCACAGGTGAAATTGTATATGAAGCTACCGGCGGCACCAATAAAGCTGATACGGGTTTCAATAAAATAGCCACTCCCCGCGGAGGGCAATACCGCATTGTATTACAGGACGGCAGCAAGGTTTGGCTCAATGCCGCTTCCTCCCTCAGTTACCCGGCCACCTTTGCAGCAGGGGAGCGTAAAGTGCAACTCGACGGGGAAGCCTATTTTGAAATTGCAAAAGATGCCAACAGACCTTTCAAAGTGAGCACCACCACGCAAACCGTGGAAGTACTGGGTACACATTTTAATATAAATGCATATAATGATAATGCGCAGGAGCGCACTACACTACTGGAAGGCAGCGTAAGCATCACCACCGCAGCCGCTGCACGAAGCCTGCTGCAACCAGGTGAACAATGCAGCATCAACAACCAAACCGGCGCCCAGCAAAAAAGCAAGGCCAATGCGGAAGAAACGATAGCCTGGAAAAACGGCTACTTCGTTTTTAATGACACATACCTTTCAGAGGTCATGTTACAACTGTCCCGCTGGTACGATGTCCGGGTAGATCCGGCTACCATTCCAAAGATCAGGTATAACGGGATCATACCCCGGAATGAGCCACTGTCAAAGGTATTAGAGATGCTCGAATTTACCGGTGGCCTGAAATTCTATATTGATGAAAGAACAATAAAAGTAAAATAG
- a CDS encoding GMC family oxidoreductase translates to MINLNLKAKAANTYDAIVVGSGISGGWAAKELCEKGLKVLMLERGKQLEHIKDYVNATEAPWEIPLRGKLTPTNKEEHPYLRREGIYNGFNQSYWMKDVDSPYTEQKRFDWARADIVGGRSIMWGRGSLRLSDMDFEANAKEGIGIDWPIRYKDIAPWYDHVEAFAGISGQAEGLPHLPDGIFQPPMEMNCFEKQVKGRIEGTFPGRKMTIFRTANLTQPIGDRGKCQYRDRCSRGCPFGAYFSTQSSTLPAAVKTGNLTLRPDSIVNSIIYDESKSKATGVRVIDKHTKEVTEYYARIIFLNASTLGSTFLLLNSTSDRFPQGMGNDNGILGHYLMDHHFHAGASGTSDEFQDKYYYGQRPAGFYIPRFRNLGTDKRSYLRGFGYTGYSSRSGWARGIAELGIGGAFKDYLTEPGPWQMGLMGFGECLPYHENQVSLDHSIQDAWGQPVLHFNCEFKENELQMRKDMDQDAVAMLEAAGLKNVKPFNRNSYPGMAIHEMGTARMGKDPRTSILNEWNQVHTAKNVFVTDGACMTSSACQNPSLTYMALTARAADHAVKELKRQEL, encoded by the coding sequence ATGATAAATTTAAATCTCAAGGCGAAAGCAGCTAACACTTATGATGCTATTGTTGTAGGCTCTGGTATCAGCGGTGGCTGGGCTGCCAAAGAACTGTGCGAGAAGGGACTTAAAGTATTGATGCTGGAACGCGGCAAACAGCTGGAGCATATTAAGGATTATGTAAACGCTACAGAGGCCCCTTGGGAAATACCACTTCGCGGTAAACTTACCCCCACCAATAAAGAAGAGCATCCTTATCTCAGACGGGAAGGTATTTACAACGGATTCAATCAAAGCTACTGGATGAAAGATGTGGATAGTCCATATACAGAGCAGAAACGCTTTGATTGGGCGCGTGCAGACATTGTCGGTGGCCGTTCGATTATGTGGGGACGCGGGTCGCTACGGCTCAGCGATATGGATTTCGAAGCTAATGCAAAAGAAGGTATCGGCATCGACTGGCCGATCCGGTATAAAGATATTGCACCCTGGTATGATCATGTGGAAGCCTTTGCAGGTATCAGCGGACAGGCAGAAGGATTGCCACATTTACCGGATGGCATCTTCCAACCGCCGATGGAAATGAATTGTTTCGAAAAACAGGTGAAAGGCAGAATAGAAGGCACTTTCCCCGGGCGTAAGATGACTATCTTCCGCACGGCCAATCTCACACAACCTATCGGCGACAGAGGCAAATGCCAGTACCGGGATCGCTGTAGCCGGGGATGCCCTTTCGGCGCCTACTTCAGCACACAATCATCTACACTGCCGGCAGCCGTAAAAACCGGCAACCTTACCCTGCGGCCCGACTCCATTGTAAATTCAATAATTTATGATGAAAGTAAAAGTAAGGCCACCGGTGTCAGGGTGATCGACAAACATACCAAAGAAGTAACCGAATATTATGCACGCATTATATTCCTGAACGCTTCTACACTGGGCAGTACTTTTCTCCTGCTCAACTCCACCTCCGATCGCTTCCCGCAGGGAATGGGCAACGACAACGGCATATTGGGGCATTACCTGATGGACCATCACTTTCATGCAGGCGCCAGTGGTACATCAGATGAATTCCAGGATAAATATTATTATGGGCAGCGTCCTGCCGGATTCTATATTCCACGTTTCAGAAACCTGGGAACAGATAAACGATCATACCTCAGAGGCTTCGGTTATACGGGCTACAGCAGTCGTAGCGGTTGGGCACGTGGCATTGCAGAGCTGGGGATAGGCGGCGCCTTTAAGGACTATCTGACAGAGCCAGGACCCTGGCAAATGGGATTGATGGGCTTTGGTGAATGCCTGCCTTATCATGAAAACCAGGTAAGCCTGGATCATAGTATACAGGATGCATGGGGGCAACCCGTTCTTCATTTTAACTGTGAGTTTAAAGAGAATGAATTACAGATGCGCAAAGATATGGACCAGGACGCAGTAGCCATGCTGGAAGCCGCCGGATTAAAAAATGTAAAACCCTTTAACCGGAATTCCTATCCGGGAATGGCTATACATGAAATGGGGACAGCACGCATGGGTAAAGATCCACGCACTTCCATCCTCAATGAATGGAACCAGGTGCATACGGCAAAGAATGTATTTGTAACCGATGGCGCCTGTATGACTTCCTCTGCTTGTCAAAACCCGTCCCTGACCTATATGGCACTCACGGCAAGGGCAGCAGATCATGCGGTGAAAGAACTGAAGCGGCAGGAGTTATAA
- a CDS encoding TonB-dependent receptor produces MKLTFLLLTVACLQVSATAFSQQITMKLEQASLKKVFAEIKRQTGYDVLFSTELLEKASPVTIHVKDASIQEVLATVLNKQPLTYRIENRLILIGSKPIPAASEPALVKLPVKGKVTDSKGLPVPGVSILEKGTSNGTITNDQGEFSLNVQSDASILIIRSIGYVQQEIKAGSQEIKVVLQEDLSAMSEVVVVGYGSQRKANLTGAVSSVKMDEVLGDRPVSSASQALQGAVPGLQVTFGSGQPGTSTALNIRGFTSINGGAPLVLVDNVPMDIDDVNPKDIDNVTVLKDAAAASIYGARAAFGVILITTKKGKKNQPIKFNYSTNLTSSTPISLPQKATPIELVSALKDFGTTSYWTGQNVDTWLGLLKEYNQDHSKYPNGSTTVNGLMYPLAETDLYGDLFTRGFEQLHNFSFGGGSEKTTFRVSGGYTGEDGILVTNKDKYTRYNLNTYVSTELTKNLNASVNLFYKNSNRTTPANYSGLFYNAITYSSYMPTGFGTAPNGDVLPYNTPNNVVKTEPINTTFGDDLRLFGKLEYNPLNGFKVTAEYTFNKSNSDDRKIQDKNEYINAATYDRQFLNNNTRYTRANNQTTYQALNVYANYTKELGNHHLNFLVGTNQELSKQESFTINRLDMLSSQVPSLSTSTGTIDGDDSFGEYAISGYFGRINYDYKNKYLLEVNGRFDGSSRFPATQRFGFFPSVSAGWNVSEESFMKPLADVIPQFKLRGSFGEIGNQVVNNTDGTPNYYPYVPGLATYNAAWTDPATNLKYLSLHMPALVSSSFTWETVRTLNFGTDISLLRGRLNTSFDWFQRSTLNMLAPGADLPAILGAAAPLQNVADLQSKGWEWEMSWKDKIKEVSYSIGFNLSDSRAYITRYNNPAGLLTINASGQLDNYYVGEEIGEIWGYVTKGYFTIDDFEKGTLNANLQKGTLLSGVAGSKGVQQNPGDVRYEDLNGDGVIFTGNNTLANSGDRKVIGNARRRFQFGVFGNASYKNFDFSFFLQGVGKRDMWLSDQLYWPYLNQFGTLYKHNLNYWTPENPDGFYPRSYPDAAGNTTSSRNVQTKYMSDGAYLRVKNITLGYAVPKHLLKRIFIDNIRVFVSGENLFTFDHLPAGMDPEADIVSDGGIYPFMKKYSFGVNVNF; encoded by the coding sequence ATGAAACTGACTTTCCTTTTACTGACTGTTGCATGCCTCCAGGTATCAGCAACAGCATTTTCTCAGCAAATCACGATGAAGCTTGAACAGGCTTCACTGAAGAAGGTATTTGCGGAGATCAAAAGGCAGACAGGTTACGATGTGTTGTTCAGTACAGAATTGCTGGAGAAAGCATCTCCCGTAACCATTCACGTAAAAGATGCTTCCATCCAGGAAGTATTGGCAACTGTACTCAATAAACAACCATTGACCTACAGGATTGAAAATAGGCTTATTCTTATTGGCAGCAAACCGATACCGGCTGCCAGTGAACCAGCGCTGGTAAAACTGCCCGTAAAAGGAAAAGTAACCGACAGCAAAGGCTTGCCTGTACCCGGTGTAAGTATCCTCGAAAAAGGAACCTCCAATGGTACCATCACCAATGACCAGGGAGAATTTTCACTCAACGTACAAAGCGATGCATCGATATTGATCATCCGTTCTATCGGGTATGTACAACAGGAAATAAAAGCCGGTTCGCAGGAAATAAAAGTAGTATTACAGGAAGACCTCTCCGCCATGAGTGAAGTGGTGGTAGTAGGGTATGGCTCCCAAAGAAAGGCTAATCTGACCGGTGCTGTCAGCTCCGTAAAAATGGATGAAGTATTAGGCGACAGACCTGTTAGCTCCGCATCACAAGCCCTGCAGGGTGCTGTTCCTGGCTTACAGGTAACTTTCGGATCTGGTCAGCCAGGTACGTCTACAGCACTCAATATCCGCGGATTTACTTCTATCAACGGAGGCGCTCCGCTGGTACTGGTAGACAATGTGCCGATGGATATTGATGATGTAAATCCAAAAGATATTGATAATGTAACGGTTCTGAAAGATGCAGCTGCAGCCTCTATTTATGGCGCCAGGGCTGCTTTTGGCGTAATTCTCATTACCACAAAAAAAGGAAAAAAGAATCAGCCCATCAAATTCAACTATTCCACTAACCTTACTTCCAGCACACCCATTTCATTACCGCAGAAAGCAACACCTATAGAACTGGTAAGCGCCCTGAAAGACTTCGGTACTACTTCGTACTGGACAGGACAGAATGTAGATACCTGGCTGGGCCTACTGAAAGAATACAACCAGGATCATAGCAAATATCCGAATGGTAGCACCACCGTAAACGGTTTGATGTATCCGTTGGCAGAAACGGATCTGTATGGCGACCTTTTCACCCGCGGATTTGAACAGCTGCATAATTTCTCTTTCGGCGGTGGTTCAGAGAAAACAACCTTCCGCGTATCAGGTGGTTATACTGGTGAAGATGGCATCCTGGTGACCAACAAAGATAAATACACCCGCTATAATCTGAATACCTATGTGAGCACTGAACTGACTAAAAACCTGAATGCGAGTGTAAATCTCTTTTATAAAAACAGTAACCGCACTACACCCGCCAATTACAGCGGCTTGTTTTATAATGCTATCACCTACAGCTCTTACATGCCAACCGGCTTTGGTACAGCTCCCAATGGAGATGTACTGCCTTACAACACACCCAATAATGTGGTGAAAACAGAGCCCATAAATACTACCTTCGGAGATGACCTGCGTTTGTTTGGTAAGCTGGAATATAATCCGCTCAACGGTTTTAAAGTAACCGCCGAGTATACGTTTAATAAGAGCAACAGCGATGATCGCAAAATTCAGGATAAAAATGAATATATCAACGCTGCTACCTACGACAGGCAATTCCTGAACAACAACACCCGCTACACCCGCGCCAATAATCAAACTACTTATCAGGCGCTGAATGTGTACGCCAACTATACCAAAGAGCTGGGCAATCACCACCTCAACTTCCTGGTGGGGACCAACCAGGAACTCAGTAAACAGGAAAGCTTTACGATCAACAGGCTGGACATGCTCAGTTCCCAGGTACCGTCGCTTTCAACCAGCACCGGCACCATCGATGGCGATGACAGCTTCGGGGAATATGCTATTTCCGGATACTTTGGCCGTATCAACTACGACTATAAAAATAAATACCTGCTGGAAGTAAATGGCAGGTTTGATGGATCAAGCAGGTTTCCTGCTACACAGCGGTTTGGTTTCTTCCCTTCTGTATCTGCCGGCTGGAATGTAAGTGAGGAATCATTTATGAAGCCACTTGCAGATGTAATACCGCAGTTTAAATTGAGGGGCTCTTTCGGTGAAATAGGGAACCAGGTCGTTAATAATACGGATGGTACACCCAATTACTATCCATATGTACCGGGGCTGGCTACCTACAATGCAGCCTGGACGGACCCTGCCACCAATCTCAAATATTTATCCCTGCATATGCCCGCACTGGTAAGCTCCAGCTTTACCTGGGAAACCGTGCGTACACTAAACTTTGGTACAGATATCAGTTTGCTGAGAGGCCGGCTCAATACCAGCTTCGACTGGTTCCAGCGTAGCACGTTGAATATGTTGGCGCCCGGTGCTGACTTGCCCGCTATTCTTGGCGCTGCTGCACCATTGCAGAATGTGGCCGATCTGCAATCAAAAGGATGGGAATGGGAAATGTCGTGGAAAGATAAAATTAAAGAAGTCAGTTATTCAATTGGTTTCAATTTGTCTGACAGCCGCGCCTATATTACCCGCTATAATAATCCCGCAGGATTGCTCACCATCAATGCCAGCGGTCAATTGGATAACTATTACGTAGGAGAGGAAATCGGAGAGATCTGGGGATATGTTACCAAAGGATATTTTACGATAGATGATTTTGAAAAAGGTACCCTGAATGCCAACCTGCAAAAAGGTACGTTGCTGTCTGGCGTAGCCGGTAGCAAAGGCGTGCAGCAGAATCCCGGTGATGTGCGCTATGAGGACCTTAATGGCGACGGCGTGATTTTTACAGGCAACAATACCCTGGCTAATTCCGGTGACCGTAAAGTGATTGGCAATGCCCGCCGCAGGTTCCAGTTCGGGGTATTTGGGAACGCCTCTTATAAAAATTTCGATTTCTCCTTTTTCTTACAGGGAGTTGGTAAAAGAGATATGTGGTTGAGCGATCAGCTCTACTGGCCTTATCTGAACCAATTTGGTACACTTTATAAACACAACCTCAATTACTGGACGCCGGAAAATCCGGATGGTTTCTATCCGAGAAGTTATCCCGATGCAGCAGGTAATACCACCAGCAGCAGGAATGTGCAAACAAAATATATGTCTGACGGCGCTTACCTGCGTGTGAAAAATATTACACTGGGATATGCTGTACCCAAACATTTGCTGAAACGCATCTTCATTGATAATATCCGTGTATTCGTTTCCGGTGAAAATCTCTTCACCTTCGATCACCTGCCGGCCGGAATGGACCCCGAAGCTGATATTGTGAGCGATGGCGGTATTTACCCGTTTATGAAGAAATATAGTTTTGGTGTTAATGTAAACTTCTAA